Proteins encoded within one genomic window of Cyanobium sp. Tous-M-B4:
- the rfbG gene encoding CDP-glucose 4,6-dehydratase, whose translation MEALELMARPGCSPDPSFWAGRRVLLTGHTGFKGSWLALWLLKLGARVTGVALDPDTSPSLFGAIDLAAAALPGELQDSRADIRDADALAALVAAADPEVVLHLAAQPLVRRSYLDPLGTWATNVMGSLNVLEALRGLDHPCSVVMVTTDKVYENREWCYGYRETDRLGGHDPYSASKAAAELAIASWRASFCGSAPHQTPHLAIATARAGNVIGGGDWAADRIVPDAMRACAAAEPLVLRNPRATRPWQHVLEPLCGYLSLAEALAADPAAYAEAWNFGPQLEANRPVGELVEALHQHWSGQWRDLSDPGAPHEAGLLHLVIDKASQRLGWQPRWDFATTVARTAAWYRQVAAGASPLACCRADLEAYAATFNSPGATAPGAS comes from the coding sequence ATGGAAGCTCTGGAGCTGATGGCCCGCCCTGGTTGCAGCCCTGATCCTTCCTTCTGGGCCGGCCGGCGGGTGCTGCTCACCGGCCACACCGGCTTCAAGGGCAGCTGGCTGGCGCTTTGGCTTCTGAAGCTTGGTGCCCGCGTCACTGGCGTGGCCCTCGACCCCGACACCAGCCCCAGTCTCTTTGGCGCCATTGATCTGGCCGCAGCCGCTCTGCCCGGCGAGCTGCAAGACAGCCGCGCCGACATTCGTGACGCCGACGCCCTGGCTGCGCTGGTGGCGGCAGCCGACCCCGAGGTGGTGCTGCATCTTGCGGCCCAGCCCCTGGTGCGCCGCAGCTACCTCGATCCCCTCGGCACCTGGGCCACCAATGTGATGGGGTCGTTGAATGTGCTCGAGGCCCTGCGCGGCCTGGATCATCCCTGCTCGGTGGTGATGGTCACCACCGACAAGGTGTATGAAAACCGCGAGTGGTGCTACGGCTACCGCGAAACCGATCGCCTCGGCGGCCACGACCCCTACAGCGCCAGCAAGGCCGCTGCCGAGCTGGCTATTGCCTCCTGGCGCGCCAGTTTCTGCGGCAGCGCCCCCCACCAGACGCCCCATCTCGCCATCGCCACTGCCCGTGCCGGCAATGTGATCGGCGGCGGCGACTGGGCGGCAGATCGGATCGTGCCTGATGCCATGCGCGCCTGCGCCGCCGCCGAGCCCCTGGTGTTGCGCAACCCCAGGGCCACCAGGCCCTGGCAGCACGTGCTCGAGCCGCTTTGCGGTTATCTCAGCCTCGCCGAAGCCCTGGCGGCTGACCCCGCCGCCTATGCCGAGGCTTGGAACTTCGGCCCCCAGCTGGAGGCCAACCGGCCCGTGGGCGAGCTGGTGGAGGCCCTGCATCAGCACTGGAGCGGCCAGTGGCGCGACCTCAGCGATCCCGGTGCCCCCCATGAGGCCGGCCTGCTGCATCTAGTGATCGACAAGGCCAGCCAGCGCCTCGGCTGGCAGCCCCGCTGGGACTTCGCCACCACCGTGGCCCGTACCGCAGCCTGGTACCGGCAGGTGGCGGCCGGCGCCTCCCCGCTCGCCTGTTGCCGCGCCGATCTGGAGGCTTACGCAGCCACTTTTAATTCGCCAGGGGCTACGGCGCCAGGGGCATCTTGA
- a CDS encoding NAD(P)H-dependent oxidoreductase, translating to MILLDTALRQREQEGRPLRIGVIGAGAMARGVVALITNQIPGMEVVAIANRTLQRAADAYAFAGRDGAVAASDLAALERSLSAGEPAITSDPALLVRSGAIDALIDITGSVNHGAAIVLAAIEHGKPLVLMNAEVDATIGPILHEKARAAGVLLSCCDGDQPGVQLNLWRKVKGMGLIPRVLGNIKGLQDEYRTPTTQQGFAEQWNQDVTMVTSFADGSKVNFEQCIVANATGFTVLRRGTSRMEYRGPVEDLTTHYDLDQLRTLGGVVDFVVGAQPAPGVFCLAELADPRHAPMLAAKGLGDGPLYCFYEPYHLCHLDAPMSLARAVLFGDAVGQPIGGPVVEVVAIAKRDLEAGETLDSFGRYMTYGQSEQASVVRTEGLLPEGLVEGCRLKRPIAKDQPIHWSDVEAPSQELAHQLYAEQQQRWGSV from the coding sequence TTGATCCTGCTCGACACGGCCCTGCGGCAGCGCGAACAGGAGGGCCGGCCCCTGCGCATCGGCGTGATCGGGGCCGGGGCGATGGCCCGGGGCGTGGTGGCCCTGATCACCAACCAGATCCCCGGCATGGAGGTGGTGGCGATCGCCAACCGCACCCTGCAGCGGGCGGCCGATGCCTACGCCTTCGCCGGCCGCGACGGAGCCGTGGCCGCCTCCGACCTGGCTGCGCTGGAACGCAGCCTGAGCGCCGGCGAACCAGCTATCACCAGCGACCCGGCGCTGCTGGTGCGCTCGGGGGCGATCGATGCCCTGATCGACATCACCGGTTCGGTGAACCACGGCGCCGCCATTGTGCTGGCGGCGATCGAGCACGGCAAACCGCTAGTGCTGATGAACGCGGAGGTGGATGCCACGATCGGGCCGATCCTGCACGAGAAGGCGCGGGCAGCGGGGGTGTTGCTCAGCTGCTGCGACGGCGACCAGCCCGGGGTACAGCTCAACCTCTGGCGCAAGGTGAAGGGCATGGGCCTGATCCCGCGAGTGCTGGGCAACATCAAGGGCCTGCAGGACGAATACCGCACCCCCACCACCCAGCAGGGGTTCGCCGAACAGTGGAACCAGGACGTGACGATGGTGACCTCGTTTGCCGACGGCTCGAAGGTGAACTTTGAGCAGTGCATCGTGGCTAACGCCACCGGCTTCACGGTGCTGCGCCGCGGCACCTCCCGGATGGAATATCGCGGTCCGGTCGAAGACCTCACCACCCACTACGACTTGGACCAGCTGCGGACGCTCGGTGGAGTAGTGGATTTCGTGGTGGGCGCTCAGCCGGCGCCGGGGGTGTTCTGCCTGGCGGAGCTGGCCGACCCGCGCCACGCGCCGATGCTGGCGGCCAAGGGCCTAGGCGATGGGCCGCTCTACTGCTTCTACGAGCCTTATCACCTCTGCCACCTGGATGCACCGATGAGCCTGGCGCGGGCGGTGCTGTTTGGCGATGCGGTGGGCCAACCGATCGGTGGGCCCGTGGTGGAGGTGGTGGCCATCGCCAAGCGCGACCTGGAGGCGGGTGAAACCCTCGACTCCTTCGGCCGCTACATGACCTACGGCCAATCCGAGCAAGCCAGTGTGGTGAGGACCGAAGGTCTGCTGCCAGAGGGTCTGGTGGAGGGCTGCCGGCTGAAGCGCCCCATCGCCAAAGACCAGCCCATCCACTGGAGCGACGTGGAGGCCCCCAGCCAGGAGCTGGCCCACCAGCTCTACGCCGAGCAGCAGCAGAGGTGGGGTAGCGTTTAG
- a CDS encoding glycosyltransferase 61 family protein — MPIAEELAHLSNDHPCLWGKINIPHTASWLIEPDARLEPTRNTGKPTAHWWETSKQGALDRQGRPIDALTDRRGSRLIYPLPQLTEEHAEHGQSRRQQELVMYGGSIFEHFGHLLLDLTRTYQLLRLFRRSKEPIWFHYPELVRKSNINPKETQARYFDHPLVDEWLRCLGIRKRARLIRHKLESSMLVSSSVLYRDREFVTTDFPQAARAALAPRLRKRLLQEEQLQGRIAYFSRHKLQQGTTCFEGEQEVVEALAKLSNVDVICPEELSIREKLKLFRRYPLITGFPQAALHLKYFVPFHQSSELASLFLFTAGPQSLNSNWVNLDRVFGFGDRLLDCTPAGEQLGRDNDGSFQRRNPFAVGQVIDTMRQLAEQ; from the coding sequence ATGCCAATTGCTGAGGAACTAGCCCATCTCTCCAACGATCATCCCTGCCTTTGGGGAAAGATCAACATCCCGCATACGGCCTCCTGGCTAATCGAGCCTGACGCCAGGTTGGAGCCTACCCGCAATACTGGCAAGCCAACTGCACATTGGTGGGAAACCAGCAAGCAAGGAGCGCTGGACCGACAGGGCCGCCCGATCGACGCCCTTACGGATCGACGGGGCAGCCGACTGATCTATCCCTTGCCCCAACTCACTGAGGAGCATGCAGAGCATGGACAGTCGCGCAGACAGCAAGAGCTAGTCATGTATGGAGGAAGCATTTTTGAACACTTCGGACATCTTCTCCTAGATCTGACGCGCACTTACCAGCTACTTCGGCTATTCCGCAGAAGCAAAGAGCCGATCTGGTTTCACTACCCTGAATTGGTCAGAAAAAGCAACATAAATCCGAAAGAAACACAAGCGCGATATTTTGACCATCCACTGGTCGACGAGTGGCTGCGCTGCCTCGGTATTCGCAAACGGGCACGCCTGATCCGGCACAAATTAGAAAGCTCCATGCTGGTATCTTCCAGCGTGCTTTATCGCGACCGGGAATTTGTGACCACAGATTTCCCCCAAGCCGCCCGCGCCGCCCTTGCGCCCCGACTACGAAAGCGGCTCCTGCAAGAGGAGCAACTGCAAGGGCGGATCGCTTACTTCTCCCGCCACAAATTACAGCAGGGCACCACCTGCTTCGAGGGCGAACAAGAGGTAGTGGAGGCGCTCGCCAAGCTGTCCAATGTGGATGTGATCTGCCCGGAGGAACTCTCGATCCGGGAGAAGTTGAAGCTGTTCCGCCGCTATCCGCTGATCACCGGCTTCCCCCAGGCCGCCCTGCACCTCAAGTATTTCGTGCCTTTCCACCAGTCCAGCGAGCTCGCGTCCCTGTTTCTGTTCACAGCTGGGCCCCAAAGCCTGAACAGCAATTGGGTGAACCTCGACCGGGTGTTCGGATTTGGCGACCGCCTGCTCGACTGCACGCCCGCTGGTGAGCAGCTAGGTAGGGACAACGACGGCAGCTTTCAGCGCCGCAACCCGTTTGCCGTGGGGCAGGTGATCGACACCATGCGCCAACTGGCCGAGCAATGA
- a CDS encoding glycosyltransferase family 2 protein yields MSQLPSVELITPCRNRVEYLRDSLPSWLACPQLQQIIVVDFNSTTPVIEELGDLSSERVTVVRVEDESLWRQGRAQNIGLGLAEADLVLKTDADVATVNIRPYVERMADEPGIFFKGYCKMGTSSGLCLAPRHLMKAAGGYHDHMSGWGGDDVDFYRRLKKRKLKPLLFQPESFREQGQKMAGKNSEAPRLDSELIADPQQLARQPFFSGFRNTLLARIQRQNKRLALRWRYNPVEGSPNLLIARLRASSHWRLQVARHSVELANILAVTHYQQTESVWELMRSKTFEDILEQYQLPRWQNRKERERLLSSIPERKKQLCKLATSLGVPLLSENNFSRALS; encoded by the coding sequence ATGAGCCAGCTCCCCAGCGTCGAACTGATCACACCCTGCCGCAACCGGGTGGAGTATCTGCGCGACAGCCTGCCCTCCTGGCTGGCCTGCCCGCAGCTGCAGCAGATCATCGTGGTGGACTTCAACTCCACCACCCCGGTGATCGAGGAACTGGGTGACCTGAGCAGCGAACGGGTCACGGTGGTGCGGGTAGAAGATGAATCGCTCTGGCGCCAGGGCCGGGCCCAGAACATTGGTCTGGGGCTAGCCGAGGCCGACCTGGTGCTCAAAACCGACGCCGATGTCGCCACCGTGAACATCCGGCCCTATGTGGAGAGGATGGCCGACGAACCCGGCATCTTCTTCAAGGGATACTGCAAAATGGGAACTTCATCGGGTCTGTGCTTAGCTCCGCGCCACCTGATGAAGGCTGCCGGTGGATACCACGATCATATGTCGGGCTGGGGGGGGGATGACGTGGACTTCTACCGGCGCCTAAAGAAACGCAAGCTCAAGCCGCTGCTGTTTCAACCAGAAAGCTTCCGCGAGCAGGGCCAGAAGATGGCGGGCAAGAACTCAGAAGCCCCCAGGCTCGACAGTGAACTGATCGCCGACCCCCAGCAGCTGGCCAGGCAGCCCTTCTTCAGCGGCTTCCGCAACACTCTGCTAGCGCGCATTCAGCGCCAGAACAAACGACTGGCCCTGCGCTGGCGCTACAACCCGGTGGAAGGTAGTCCGAATCTGCTAATTGCCAGGCTGCGGGCCTCGAGCCACTGGCGCCTTCAAGTGGCTCGCCACAGCGTCGAGCTCGCAAACATCCTGGCTGTGACCCACTACCAGCAGACCGAATCGGTGTGGGAACTGATGCGCAGCAAGACTTTCGAAGACATCCTTGAACAGTATCAATTACCCCGCTGGCAAAACCGCAAGGAGAGAGAGCGCCTGCTCAGCAGCATCCCTGAACGCAAAAAACAGCTTTGCAAACTCGCGACCTCCCTGGGAGTTCCGCTTCTCAGCGAAAACAATTTCAGCCGAGCATTGAGTTAA
- a CDS encoding HAMP domain-containing sensor histidine kinase gives MAKGRARLTGLDWLRLLASLLAGGTAGYLGLLLAMRLLLEPRIVSESALRLSKHVVLVEQVLQIRLPDGLPAGVVIRPDSELSQSQTTVQSRFDRLVHEAMRREFGLERRILRDQPPLQDPWGGHWVRLSSRDPSGHPLWLYQSERLSNSLWYLPLLRILMIAVGGLGGLVLFLRANVEQPLSLMLQRLSEQDLAGPLRLLPEEGIAPIRLLSLRINRLLERINNTATARRQLLHGLTHDLGGPHARLMLRTEILCERLDGGNGEVAKAMAMDLERLRSLTDQLALLGEQELPAERRQACALDDLCGRIVASHPSQLIRLRMPRLLVKLDPDGLERALNNLIDNALEYGAPPVQLSAVRQGSQVLLRVDDHGAGIATDTLLTMPGPSRSNDRQRQRHRGLGLAIVERFCLDHQGRLALLEAPSGGLRAELRLPVLLRAKDQS, from the coding sequence ATGGCCAAGGGCAGAGCTCGCCTCACCGGCCTCGACTGGCTGCGGCTGCTGGCCAGCCTGCTGGCCGGGGGCACGGCGGGCTATTTGGGGCTGCTCCTGGCCATGCGCCTGCTGCTGGAGCCGCGCATCGTGAGCGAGAGCGCCCTGCGCTTAAGCAAGCACGTGGTGCTGGTGGAGCAAGTGTTGCAAATTCGCCTGCCGGATGGCCTGCCTGCCGGGGTAGTGATCCGCCCGGACAGCGAGCTGTCCCAGTCGCAAACAACGGTACAAAGCCGCTTCGATCGGCTGGTGCATGAGGCAATGCGCCGGGAATTCGGCCTCGAGCGCCGCATCCTGCGGGACCAGCCGCCGCTTCAGGATCCATGGGGAGGGCACTGGGTGCGGCTGAGCAGCCGGGACCCAAGCGGCCACCCCCTATGGCTTTACCAGTCGGAGCGGCTCAGCAACAGCCTCTGGTACCTGCCCCTGCTGCGAATCCTGATGATTGCGGTGGGGGGCCTGGGCGGACTGGTGCTGTTTCTGAGGGCGAATGTGGAGCAGCCGCTCTCGCTGATGTTGCAGCGCCTGAGCGAACAAGATTTAGCCGGCCCGCTGCGACTGCTGCCCGAGGAGGGAATCGCGCCGATCCGTCTACTCAGCCTCCGCATCAACCGGCTGCTTGAGCGGATCAACAACACCGCGACCGCGCGACGCCAGCTGCTGCACGGCCTCACCCACGACCTAGGCGGCCCCCATGCCCGGCTGATGCTGCGCACCGAAATCCTCTGCGAGCGGCTCGATGGCGGCAACGGGGAAGTAGCCAAAGCGATGGCTATGGATCTCGAACGACTGCGAAGCCTCACTGACCAACTGGCCCTTTTGGGAGAGCAAGAGCTGCCGGCTGAGCGGCGTCAGGCCTGCGCCCTCGACGACCTTTGCGGCCGCATCGTGGCCAGTCACCCCTCCCAGCTGATCCGCCTACGAATGCCGCGGCTGCTGGTGAAACTCGACCCCGACGGACTGGAGCGAGCCCTCAACAACCTGATCGACAACGCGCTGGAGTACGGCGCACCGCCGGTGCAACTGAGTGCAGTGCGCCAGGGCAGCCAGGTGCTTTTGCGGGTGGACGACCACGGAGCGGGTATTGCCACTGACACCTTGCTGACCATGCCCGGCCCCAGCCGCAGCAACGACCGCCAACGCCAACGCCATCGAGGGCTGGGACTAGCAATCGTGGAACGCTTCTGCCTCGATCACCAGGGAAGACTGGCCCTACTTGAGGCTCCAAGCGGAGGCTTGCGCGCGGAACTGCGCCTACCCGTGCTGCTCAGAGCCAAGGACCAGAGCTAA
- a CDS encoding response regulator transcription factor → MAGCIWILDDDADLGSLLLEQFGQRGWQARHLQHPRELEQALDEAVPDLLVLDELLPGQRGTDVLLRLRQGHAQLPVLMLSALGAPRDRIAGLEAGANDYLGKPFLFRELQLRVEQLLRVGQPLPPADQVWQLGELRLDPLHLWLGRADGQGQELSRGEVALLQLLCSRAGEVVSRQELGQASGSLVDVQQSRSIDVRLSRLRRLLLELQPGEQMIETVRGQGYRLTAPVRRLPARGN, encoded by the coding sequence ATGGCCGGTTGCATCTGGATCCTCGACGACGACGCTGACCTGGGCAGCCTGCTGCTTGAGCAGTTCGGCCAGCGGGGCTGGCAGGCTCGCCACCTGCAGCATCCGCGCGAACTCGAGCAGGCGCTGGACGAGGCGGTCCCAGACCTGCTCGTGCTCGATGAGCTACTGCCCGGCCAGCGGGGCACGGATGTGCTGCTGCGGCTGCGCCAGGGCCATGCCCAGCTGCCGGTGCTGATGCTCTCCGCTCTGGGCGCCCCCCGCGACCGGATTGCCGGACTGGAGGCCGGGGCAAATGACTACCTGGGCAAACCGTTCCTGTTTAGGGAGCTGCAGCTACGGGTGGAGCAGCTGCTCAGGGTGGGGCAGCCGTTGCCGCCAGCGGATCAGGTCTGGCAGCTGGGGGAGCTGCGCCTAGATCCCCTGCATCTCTGGCTGGGGCGGGCCGATGGCCAGGGCCAGGAGCTCTCCCGTGGCGAGGTAGCCCTGCTACAGCTGCTCTGCAGCAGGGCCGGTGAGGTGGTGAGCCGACAGGAGCTGGGCCAGGCCAGCGGCAGCCTGGTGGATGTTCAGCAGAGCCGCAGCATCGACGTGCGTCTGTCGCGACTGCGGCGGCTGCTGCTGGAGCTGCAGCCGGGGGAGCAGATGATCGAGACCGTACGCGGCCAGGGCTACCGACTAACTGCACCGGTGCGCCGGCTGCCGGCCAGAGGGAACTGA
- the rfbF gene encoding glucose-1-phosphate cytidylyltransferase, translated as MKAVILAGGRGTRLAEETVVRPKPLVEVGGLPILWHILKIYSSFGINDFIVCCGYKGYMIKEYFANYFLHTSDVTFHMDVGNHMEVHQRTTEPWKVTLIDTGDKTETGGRLGRVRSYLDDEPFCFTYGDGVADVDMTALIAQHRQQGLQATLTAVQPPGRYGALHLEDNRVANFQEKADGEQAWINGGFLVLEPSVCDLIHSDACLFEADVLAELSRSGQLGAYRHHGFWQSMDTLRERNRLEDLWDSGQAPWKLWS; from the coding sequence ATGAAAGCCGTCATTCTTGCCGGTGGCCGGGGCACCCGCCTCGCCGAAGAAACCGTGGTACGCCCCAAGCCTCTGGTGGAGGTGGGTGGCCTGCCAATTCTCTGGCACATTCTCAAGATATATAGCTCCTTTGGCATCAACGATTTCATCGTGTGCTGTGGCTACAAGGGCTACATGATCAAGGAATACTTTGCCAACTATTTCCTGCACACCAGTGATGTGACTTTTCACATGGATGTAGGCAATCACATGGAGGTGCATCAGCGCACCACTGAGCCCTGGAAGGTCACCCTGATTGACACCGGCGACAAGACCGAAACCGGCGGTCGCTTGGGACGAGTGCGCTCCTATCTCGACGACGAGCCCTTCTGTTTCACCTACGGCGATGGGGTGGCAGATGTCGACATGACTGCCCTGATCGCCCAGCACCGTCAGCAGGGGTTGCAGGCCACCCTCACTGCCGTGCAGCCACCCGGTCGTTATGGCGCCCTGCATCTAGAAGACAACCGCGTTGCCAACTTCCAGGAGAAGGCCGACGGTGAGCAAGCCTGGATCAATGGTGGCTTCCTTGTGCTTGAGCCCAGCGTCTGCGACTTAATCCACTCCGACGCCTGTCTGTTTGAAGCCGACGTGCTTGCCGAGCTCTCCAGGAGCGGCCAGTTGGGTGCTTACCGCCACCACGGCTTCTGGCAGTCGATGGACACCCTGCGTGAGCGCAACCGTCTCGAGGACCTCTGGGATAGTGGCCAGGCCCCATGGAAGCTCTGGAGCTGA
- a CDS encoding dTDP-4-dehydrorhamnose 3,5-epimerase family protein → MQYEPLAIAGAFKVTSPPIGDERGWFARAFCQKELLEHGVDFQVRQINRSYNQRAGTLRGFHFQFPPYAEHKFLRCVGGELVDVLVDLRPESPTFLQTEMVELRAEDHQAVLIPERCCHALQTLTDATEILYQVSEFYTPEAEFGLRWNDPELAISWPLEVSEISPKDASWPLLNESLASIREQMTLSEGLKI, encoded by the coding sequence ATGCAGTACGAACCCCTGGCCATCGCAGGCGCTTTCAAGGTCACGAGCCCGCCCATCGGCGACGAGCGTGGCTGGTTTGCAAGAGCCTTCTGCCAGAAAGAGTTGCTCGAGCATGGGGTGGATTTCCAGGTGCGACAGATCAATCGCTCCTACAACCAGCGAGCTGGCACCCTGCGGGGCTTTCACTTTCAGTTTCCGCCCTATGCAGAACACAAGTTTCTGCGGTGCGTAGGTGGAGAGTTGGTAGATGTGCTGGTGGACCTGCGCCCTGAATCACCCACTTTTCTGCAGACCGAAATGGTGGAACTGCGCGCGGAAGACCACCAAGCAGTGCTGATTCCGGAGCGCTGCTGCCATGCACTCCAGACCCTCACTGATGCCACAGAGATTCTTTATCAGGTGAGCGAGTTTTATACCCCAGAAGCAGAATTCGGCCTGCGCTGGAATGATCCCGAGCTGGCCATCAGCTGGCCTCTGGAGGTCAGTGAAATCTCGCCCAAAGATGCCTCCTGGCCGCTGCTGAACGAAAGCTTGGCCAGCATCCGCGAGCAAATGACCTTGTCAGAGGGTCTGAAAATTTGA
- a CDS encoding NAD(P)H-dependent oxidoreductase, which yields MILVDTALRQRESEGRPVRVGMYGAGAMARGFVAQVSELVPGMEVVAIANRTLQKAADAYGFAGRGGAVAVSNLAELDRAIAAGTPAITDDPSLLARSAGIDCLIDMTGAVNFGAARALEAIGEGKPLVLMNAEVDATVGPILHEKARRAGVLLTCCDGDQPGVELNLWRYVQGLGLTPRVLGNIKGLQDEYRTPTTQQGFAEQWHQDVTMVTSFADGSKVNFEQAIVANATGFTVAQRGMSRREHRGHIDELTAAYDLEQLRELGGVVDFVIGARPSPGVFCLAEMEDERHASYLALYKLGDGPLYSFYQPYHLCYLEAPMSVARAVLFGDAVGQPLGAPVVEVVAIAKRDLLAGESLDSFGRYLTYGQAEKASVVRAEGLLPEGLAEGCRLKRAIAKDQPIHWSDVEAPSEQLAHQLYAEQLKMPLAP from the coding sequence ATGATTCTTGTCGACACCGCCTTGCGCCAGCGCGAAAGCGAAGGGCGCCCGGTACGGGTTGGCATGTATGGGGCCGGGGCGATGGCTCGGGGCTTTGTGGCCCAGGTGTCGGAGCTGGTGCCAGGCATGGAGGTGGTGGCGATCGCCAACCGCACTCTGCAAAAAGCAGCTGACGCCTATGGCTTTGCCGGCAGAGGCGGGGCCGTGGCGGTGAGCAACCTGGCGGAACTGGATCGGGCAATAGCGGCCGGGACGCCGGCGATCACCGACGACCCCAGCCTGCTGGCGCGCTCAGCTGGCATCGACTGTCTGATCGATATGACCGGAGCCGTGAACTTCGGCGCCGCCCGGGCCCTAGAGGCGATCGGCGAGGGCAAGCCCTTGGTGCTGATGAATGCGGAGGTGGATGCCACGGTGGGGCCGATCCTGCATGAGAAGGCACGCCGGGCGGGGGTGCTGCTCACCTGCTGCGACGGCGACCAGCCCGGCGTGGAGCTCAACCTCTGGCGCTACGTGCAGGGACTGGGGCTAACGCCACGGGTGCTGGGCAACATCAAGGGCCTGCAGGACGAGTACCGCACCCCCACCACCCAGCAAGGGTTTGCAGAGCAGTGGCACCAGGACGTAACGATGGTGACCTCGTTTGCCGATGGCTCGAAAGTGAACTTCGAGCAGGCGATCGTGGCCAATGCCACCGGCTTCACCGTGGCCCAGCGGGGCATGAGCCGGCGGGAGCACCGGGGCCACATCGACGAGCTCACCGCCGCCTACGACCTCGAGCAACTGCGGGAGCTGGGCGGCGTAGTGGATTTCGTGATCGGCGCCCGCCCCTCCCCGGGGGTGTTCTGCCTGGCGGAGATGGAGGACGAGCGCCATGCCTCCTATCTGGCGCTCTACAAGCTGGGCGACGGACCCCTCTACAGCTTTTACCAGCCTTATCACCTCTGCTATCTGGAGGCACCTATGAGCGTGGCGAGAGCGGTGCTGTTCGGCGATGCGGTGGGCCAACCCCTGGGGGCGCCGGTGGTGGAGGTGGTGGCGATCGCCAAGCGCGACCTGCTGGCGGGCGAAAGCCTCGATTCGTTTGGCCGCTATTTGACCTACGGCCAGGCGGAGAAGGCGAGCGTGGTGCGGGCCGAGGGGCTGCTGCCCGAGGGGCTAGCGGAGGGCTGCCGGCTGAAGCGTGCCATCGCCAAGGATCAGCCGATCCACTGGAGCGATGTGGAGGCCCCGAGCGAGCAGCTGGCGCACCAGCTCTACGCCGAACAGCTCAAGATGCCCCTGGCGCCGTAG